DNA sequence from the Ruminococcus albus 7 = DSM 20455 genome:
CAGGCGGTTTCGGCGGAAGATCCGGTCTCTATGAAATACTTGGCCTGCCGATAAAGTCCCTTACAAAGACAGGTTATCAGATAGCTGTGCCGGGAGACAGCATCGACCTTGCTTATGCAGATATGAACAGCCGCAGAGGACGTGTCGGTCACGATATAGCACATACTGTCACACCATCTGCAACTCAGGGATTCTACTCTGTGAAATGCATTGACCTCAACCCCGAACCTGCAATTACCGAACTTGCGAGGTGCATAACCGCAAGACAGAATAATGGAATGAGTACCCATAAGGGTGAGAAATCAGCAGCTCTGCTTCTGGAAAAGCCGATCCCTGTGCTGACACCGATGAAAGAAAAAGTAAGACAGCAGGGCAGACGATTCAAGGATCCCGATGACCCCATGTTCACAATAACTGTGACAGACAGAAACGGTGTGATGTACAACGGTCTTATCCGTAAACTTATGCCTCTTGAATGCTGGAGACTGCAGGGTTTTACAGACGAGCAGTTCAGTAAGGTCAAGGCGGCAGGCATCTCAAATGCACAATTATACAAACAAGCCGGCAATGCGGTGACAGTTAATGTCATCGCAGCGCTGGCTTTATTTATTTTAGAAATCGATAAGGAGGTAAATCGAAATGAATGATATAATGACTTTTGTAAATGAAGACTTCGGCTCGGTGAGGACAGTCAGCATTAACGGCGAGCCGTGGCTGGTGGGCAAGGATATAGCATTAATGCTTGGTTACAGCAATCCTCATAAAGCGATAAGAGACCATGTTGACGATGAGGACAAAGGGGTGAACGAATCGGTCACCCCCGGTGGAAGGCAGAGGACAATAGTAATAAACGAAAGTGGTTTTTACTGCCTTGTGCTTTCAAGCAAACTTCCGAGTGCTAAAAAGATCAAGCGTTGGGTCACATCTGAGATCCTCCCAACGATTCGTAAAACAGGCGGTTATGTCAATGATGCAGATAAATTCGTAAACACTTATCTGCCCTTTGCTGATGAACCGACAAAGGAGCTGTTCAAGATACAGTTTGAGTATATCGGTCAGCTGAATGAACGTATTCGCCGTGATGAACCTAAGGTCAGATTTGCAGACCATGTGTCCGAAACAGCAGACCTCATCGACATGAACGAAATGGCAAAGATATGTGCGGATCACGGTATACGCATAGGACGCACAAGGCTGTTCAGGTGGCTGAGGTCAAAGGGTATCCTGATGGACGGAAATCTGCCTTATCAGGAGTATATAGAACGCGGTTATTTCAGAGTAAAAGAAAGCGTGTTCAACAGGGGCGGCGAGCTGAAGATCTATCGTCAGACATACCTTACAGGCAAGGGACAGCAGTATGTTCTTGGAAGGCTGATAAGAGAAAATGAAACGGAGGTGCTTGATGCCTAATCATATTACTAACCGAATAAAGCTTAGCGGAGAAGATGCAGATGTTCACAAACTCATGGAAGAAATCAAAAACGATGAATTCGGATTGGGAACGATAGATTTTGAAAAAGTCATATCCATGCCGGATAACATCTACAGAGGAAGTATAGGAGAAGCCGAAGAAAAACTCTATGGTAAAAACAACTGGTACGACTGGAGTTTGGCAAACTGGGGTACAAAATGGAATGCATACGGTTACTATGAAGGCGAAGACTATTCATGCAATAAAGATAGTCTTCGCTTTCTTTCTGCCTGGTCAGCACCACACCCTGTTATCCAAAAGCTGTCCGAAATGTTTCCATGCGTGAAGATCGAACATAAGTGGGCTGATGAGGACATAGGTGTGAACTGCGGGCGCCGTACCTATTATAACGGCGAGAGGATAGAGGAATACTATCCGGATTACGGAAAAGAAAGCATAGAGTTCGCCGCAAAAGTTATGGAAATTCAGCTTGAGGAAGACTGTTGTCTTTATCTGAACGCCTCGGAAACAGGATATATCAACATCGAATATGACGATGGATACGAGCTTATTGAACTGTTTGGCAAGCCCGCACTGTTCACAAATGAGAGGATAACAGACGCAGATATCCCTAAAGGAATGTGCTGCTATCATCTGAGACACGGTGATGATGGAGATATCTGTGCTATAGAAAAGCGTGTTTCTGTAAACCATGCAGGTTCTGTGGTAACAAAAGATCCTGTAGATTTTGGCAAACAAGGTCGTATCACCTTTACAGAAGATACTTCACCCAATTTCATCGGTGAGACTATGTCACTGTATGAATTCAGGGAATATAAACCGAAACAGTCGGAAGATGAAAACATTGGAATGGAGTTGAAACAATGAGTATTGAAATTATAGAAGCTGAAAAGCTGCGTACAATGTCAGAGGATGAGGGACTTATCCTGCAGGGCTGCGGCGGTGAGCTGAAGGAATGGCTTAACGGGATAAATGATATGCTGACAGATCAAGGAATACTTCAGAAAGGCAGCAGATTTGAGGATATCTCTGTCTTTCAGCATGACAGCTGTACCTGTATACTGTTTCCTTTTAAGGGCGTAGATATTGACATCGGTAAGCTTGCTATGTGGCGCTTGCAGACTCACGCTCAGTTCGGCGGCACCTGGCTTTCCGACTATGTCCCGAACCGACTAGGCGGATTCGTGACCGAGGAACACAGTCAGGAAAGCCCCAAACCAAGATGTCCGCTTATTGGTGCTGACGGAAATATTTTCAATCTTATAGGGATCGAAGCAAGAACTCTCAGAAGAAATGGAATGAGTAATGAAGCAAAGGAGATGTCTGAACGTGTTACAAACTCGGGCAGCTATAATGAAGCGCTGAGTATTATCGGAGAGTATGTGGATATATGCTCGGAGGATGAAATGGAAGAAGAGACAATAGATATCGAAGGAGGAATGTCAGAATGACAATGTTGTTTGTTGGAATGATCATCGGTGGTATAATCGGACTGCTTATTGGTGGATTTTCAACTGCTTGGTATGATGCAAGTAAGGAGATCGCAAGACTGAATCGTGAGCGCAGAGAAGAAAAGAATAATATAAGCAGATAAAAAAACATAGTCGTTTTGCCGATGGCGGCAAAGCGGCTTTTCTCTTTTTCGTCATCGGCAATGATGACGGAAAGGAAAAAATGAGTAATCAGCATTACGGCGGCTGTGACCCTCCCATTCCGTGGATAGGCGGGAAATCGGTTCTTATCCCGGTAATAAGGAGAATAATGCCCGACTATCCGAAGAAGTATGTTGAGGCGTTCGGCGGCGGAGGTGCGCTGACCTTTTCGGGAAAGATAGCACCTATACAGATATATAATGACTTCAACCAGCATCTCGTTAATTTCATGAGAACACTGAAATCAAGAGCTGATGAACTGATCAGCAGGCTGACAGGTGTATACAATGCAGATGGCAGTTTAAGAGA
Encoded proteins:
- a CDS encoding DNA cytosine methyltransferase; the encoded protein is MIKFFDIFAGIGGFRSGLEKVGGFECVGYCECDKFAKQAYEALYDTRKELYFDDARKIDPEELPDIDLICGGFPCQSFSIAGKRRGFDDVRGTLFFEIARIAAVKRPRYLLMENVPGLLSHDQGRTFEIILQTLDELGYDVAWQVLNSADFGVPQARKRVFIIGFLRGECSGRVLSFTDANPKTLIKRIPGREGCRVYSPEGLSITLTGNAGGFGGRSGLYEILGLPIKSLTKTGYQIAVPGDSIDLAYADMNSRRGRVGHDIAHTVTPSATQGFYSVKCIDLNPEPAITELARCITARQNNGMSTHKGEKSAALLLEKPIPVLTPMKEKVRQQGRRFKDPDDPMFTITVTDRNGVMYNGLIRKLMPLECWRLQGFTDEQFSKVKAAGISNAQLYKQAGNAVTVNVIAALALFILEIDKEVNRNE
- a CDS encoding BRO family protein, which produces MNDIMTFVNEDFGSVRTVSINGEPWLVGKDIALMLGYSNPHKAIRDHVDDEDKGVNESVTPGGRQRTIVINESGFYCLVLSSKLPSAKKIKRWVTSEILPTIRKTGGYVNDADKFVNTYLPFADEPTKELFKIQFEYIGQLNERIRRDEPKVRFADHVSETADLIDMNEMAKICADHGIRIGRTRLFRWLRSKGILMDGNLPYQEYIERGYFRVKESVFNRGGELKIYRQTYLTGKGQQYVLGRLIRENETEVLDA
- a CDS encoding LPD28 domain-containing protein, whose protein sequence is MPNHITNRIKLSGEDADVHKLMEEIKNDEFGLGTIDFEKVISMPDNIYRGSIGEAEEKLYGKNNWYDWSLANWGTKWNAYGYYEGEDYSCNKDSLRFLSAWSAPHPVIQKLSEMFPCVKIEHKWADEDIGVNCGRRTYYNGERIEEYYPDYGKESIEFAAKVMEIQLEEDCCLYLNASETGYINIEYDDGYELIELFGKPALFTNERITDADIPKGMCCYHLRHGDDGDICAIEKRVSVNHAGSVVTKDPVDFGKQGRITFTEDTSPNFIGETMSLYEFREYKPKQSEDENIGMELKQ